The following proteins are encoded in a genomic region of Pagrus major chromosome 16, Pma_NU_1.0:
- the synj2bp gene encoding synaptojanin-2-binding protein has protein sequence MNGSVHSSTNVADIKLKRGPAGLGFNIVGGVDQQYVVNDNGIYVSKIKEDGAAALDGRLQEGDKILAINGVKLEDLTHRDAVDLFRTAGEDVELRVLKKTALQMNGPTGSQPEHESSASSLGLLVALAAVATVGAFIYMRHLRRSF, from the exons ATGAATGGCTCCGTGCACTCCTCAACCAACGTGGCGGACATTAAACTGAAGCGAGGACCGGCAG GCTTGGGATTCAATATAGTTGGGGGAGTGGACCAGCAGTATGTTGTGAATGACAATGGCATATATGTGTCCAAAATTAAAGAAGATGGAGCTGCAGCCCTGGATGGGAGACTTCAAGAGGGGGACAAGATCCTGGCG ATTAACGGAGTGAAGCTTGAGGATCTGACGCACAGAGATGCCGTGGACCTGTTCAGGACAGCAGGAGAGGACGTGGAGCTCCGTGTTCTGAAAAAG ACGGCCCTTCAGATGAACGGACCCACAGGCTCCCAACCCGAGCACGAATCCTCTGCGTCTTCTCTGGGATTACTGGTGGCTTTAGCGGCAGTTGCGACCGTCGGTGCGTTCATTTACATGCGGCACCTTAGGAGGTCCTTTTAA